Proteins co-encoded in one Lacerta agilis isolate rLacAgi1 chromosome 6, rLacAgi1.pri, whole genome shotgun sequence genomic window:
- the CLPS gene encoding colipase isoform X2 produces the protein MKSTWVLLLLTLALAEAFSSQRGLIMNLHLTGIYYRCPCENGLSCEVDRTIIGTITNTDYGICEDPARKLKVEEKH, from the exons ATGAAGAGCACTTGGGTTTTGTTGCTGCTGACACTTGCCTTGGCAGAGGCCTTTTCTAGCCAAAGAGGACTCATCATGAATCTG CACCTTACTGGGATTTACTACAGGTGTCCCTGTGAAAATGGATTAAGCTGTGAGGTTGACAGGACCATTATTGGGACTATCACCAACACTGACTATGGCATTTGTGAGGACCCAGCGAGGAAATTAAAAGTTGAGGAAAAACATTAA
- the CLPS gene encoding colipase isoform X1: MKSTWVLLLLTLALAEAFSSQRGLIMNLDNGELCLNSLQCKNGCCHRGSGLSLARCADKAAEFQECSRWHLTGIYYRCPCENGLSCEVDRTIIGTITNTDYGICEDPARKLKVEEKH, from the exons ATGAAGAGCACTTGGGTTTTGTTGCTGCTGACACTTGCCTTGGCAGAGGCCTTTTCTAGCCAAAGAGGACTCATCATGAATCTG GACAATGGAGAGCTATGTCTCAACAGTCTCCAATGCAAAAATGGATGCTGTCACAGAGGGAGTGGCCTAAGCCTGGCTCGTTGTGCAGACAAAGCAGCTGAGTTTCAGGAGTGCTCTCGGTGG CACCTTACTGGGATTTACTACAGGTGTCCCTGTGAAAATGGATTAAGCTGTGAGGTTGACAGGACCATTATTGGGACTATCACCAACACTGACTATGGCATTTGTGAGGACCCAGCGAGGAAATTAAAAGTTGAGGAAAAACATTAA
- the LHFPL5 gene encoding LHFPL tetraspan subfamily member 5 protein produces the protein MAKMLPAQEAAKIYHTNYVRNARAMGVLWALFTLCFAVIMVVTFIQPYWIGDSIDTPQAGYFGLFSYCIGNALTGELICKGSPLDFGTIPSSAFKTAMFFVGISTFLIIGCIFCFSLFFFCNAATVFKVCAWMQLAACAGLAIGCLLYPDGWDSPEVKRMCGEKTDKYTLGVCTVRWAYILCIIGILDAFILSFLAFVLGNRQDNLLPSDFQVDNKEEGNE, from the exons ATGGCGAAGATGCTCCCGGCCCAGGAGGCAGCAAAAATCTACCACACCAACTATGTGAGGAATGCCCGAGCCATGGGGGTCCTGTGGGCCCTGTTCACCCTCTGCTTTGCTGTGATCATGGTGGTGACTTTCATCCAGCCCTACTGGATCGGGGACAGCATTGACACACCACAGGCTGGCTACTTTGGGCTTTTCTCCTACTGCATTGGCAATGCCCTTACAGGGGAACTCATCTGCAAGGGCAGCCCTCTGGACTTTGGCACCATCCCCTCAAGTGCCTTCAAAACAGCCATGTTCTTTGTGGGCATCTCAACCTTCCTCATCATTGGCTGCATCTTCTGCttcagcctcttcttcttctgcaacgCAGCCACTGTCTTCAAGGTGTGCGCTTGGATGCAGCTGGCAGCAT GTGCAGGCCTGGCAATAGGCTGCCTGCTGTACCCTGATGGCTGGGACTCACCTGAGGTGAAACGTATGTGTGGCGAGAAGACTGACAAATACACACTGGGGGTGTGCACAGTGCGCTGGGCATACATCCTCTGCATCATTGGGATCCTGGACGCCTTCATTCTCTCCTTCTTGGCATTTGTGCTTGGCAACCGGCAAGACAATCTCCTTCCATCTGACTTCCAAGTGGATAATAAAG AAGAAGGAAATGAATGA